Proteins co-encoded in one Deltaproteobacteria bacterium genomic window:
- a CDS encoding NADH-quinone oxidoreductase subunit D (Catalyzes the transfer of electrons from NADH to quinone), producing GDTCDRYMVRMEEMRQSLRIIEQAVAQLPGGPIDIDDPRFILPPKAQVYENIEALMNHFKFIMEGVKVPAGEVYSATEAANGELGFYIVSRGGGGPYKIKVRPPCFPLFQGIPHLVKGQMIADLVATLGSVNIVAGELDR from the coding sequence GGCGACACGTGCGACCGGTACATGGTGCGCATGGAGGAGATGCGGCAGTCGCTCCGGATCATCGAGCAGGCCGTCGCGCAGCTTCCCGGCGGCCCCATCGACATCGACGACCCCCGGTTCATCCTGCCGCCCAAGGCGCAAGTCTACGAGAACATCGAGGCGCTGATGAACCACTTCAAGTTCATCATGGAAGGGGTCAAGGTCCCGGCCGGCGAGGTCTACTCGGCGACCGAGGCGGCCAACGGGGAGCTCGGGTTCTACATCGTGAGCAGGGGGGGCGGGGGGCCTTACAAGATCAAGGTCCGGCCGCCGTGCTTCCCGCTGTTCCAGGGGATACCGCACCTCGTGAAGGGCCAGATGATCGCGGATCTCGTCGCCACGCTGGGCAGCGTCAACATCGTCGCGGGGGAGCTGGACCGGTGA
- the nuoE gene encoding NADH-quinone oxidoreductase subunit NuoE, with protein sequence MSVAFSETGRVEFERLLTRYPDRKAVILPALHLAQKEFGYVSDEAIVYIAGLVGTSPAEIEGVASFYTMYNRKPVGKYHVQICRNIACSLLGAEHLIEHVAGKLGVMPGGTTPDGKFTLSEVECLGSCGTAPVMQVNDDYYENLTEASIDAILEKLP encoded by the coding sequence GTGAGCGTCGCCTTTTCCGAGACCGGGCGGGTGGAGTTCGAGCGGCTGCTTACCCGCTACCCCGACAGGAAGGCGGTGATCCTGCCCGCCCTTCACCTGGCGCAGAAGGAGTTCGGGTACGTCTCCGACGAAGCGATCGTCTACATCGCCGGACTGGTGGGCACCTCTCCCGCGGAGATCGAGGGGGTCGCCTCCTTCTACACGATGTACAACCGGAAGCCCGTGGGGAAGTACCACGTGCAGATCTGCCGGAACATCGCCTGCTCGCTGCTGGGGGCGGAGCACCTGATCGAACATGTGGCGGGGAAGCTCGGGGTGATGCCGGGCGGGACGACGCCGGACGGGAAGTTCACCCTTTCGGAGGTGGAGTGCCTCGGTTCCTGCGGGACGGCGCCGGTGATGCAGGTCAACGACGACTATTACGAGAATCTGACGGAAGCGTCGATCGACGCGATTCTCGAAAAATTGCCGTAA